The genomic region TAAATTAAATCGGGTATGCGGTTTTCGACAAATAAAAAACAGAACAATATCAGTTTAATTTGTGTGAGCTTCGTATCAAAGATTGTATCCTTGACCCGACTTTGTTTATGTTGTCTTTGTGTTAACTCAATTACTGAAATGAGTTATAACCTATTAATCATAACCTGCTAATATTTTTGTTGACGTATTTTGCATAACTTTAGATGTGTGAGCATGGAGTTAATTCTAGCTACCTTTGCGTAAAGTCATACTACTACCTCCATCTTATTCATTTATTTACCCTTTATATTCTTTATAAAAGTTATTCGAATCATATAATGTAAATAAGCAATTGAGACCGACTAGGTCGTATTAACCTCTAATTAACATATTTCTTTATATATTTAGTTGGGTAATGTCACTTTCCATTAAAGCTAAATCCTGAAGACGAGTGTATAGTCTCTCCCTTCtgattatttatttacctttgattttggCTCAAGAAACAAAGATTAAAGAAAGAGGAGAAAATCAATTATTGGATGACAAGTGGATTCAGTCACAGAGTCAGGATTTGAGTTTAAGAGGCTAAAAatttttaggggggggggggggggggggggggggcttatGAGCgataagtggattatacatctgatgtattaccaTCAATttatagtttctgagcattataataatttttttgagttttattttaaaaatttcgAGTTTTAATATaaattttttgagtttatttacttaaataTTAAACTCTAAAAAATTGCAATaatactcaaaaacattacatataagtttagtaaaatttgagttttgacggaaaaaaattaaaatctaccttataataaattttaataagctcaaaaaaaaacatacatatactcaaaaacaaataaagtttgtggaaataagctcaaaaaatataaatatatgctcaaaaacaaaaaagttggaggTAATACCTCCGATGCAGATGAGTAATGATATAAGGTACActcgaaaaaaattcaaaaaatttaactaaaaattttgaaaatctcAACCACTAGGGGGCGAGGGCCCCTCTATTAGGCCCTTATATAtaccctagctccaccactgaatGAACCAAATTGAGTGAGTATGATCAAATTGTCCATTAaatacattttcaaaataaaaaggtaaataatTGATTGAGTCAAATAGTATTGGTAAACCAGAAGAATGGATATAAGTATCACTCCATTTCCTTTAGCACTTGATCACTTTATAATAACTACACAAATATATTTCAACCACCACATCAAAAATCTCTCAAAACTTAAAAACAAAAATGCTACTAAGAAGTTCATCAACACCAATACTAAACTCATGGATACCACCTCACTACAACTACTCTTACACTTCCAATAATTCCTCTACTTCAAGAGAATCCTCTCCTTCACCTGATCACAACACACACGAACTCAACCTCATACCCCTCTCTAGGACCAAATCTATATCCACCTTATCCCATGACCACCACTCCACAAAACCCGCTATATGTACCGTGTCTGAAACCCGTCAATGGGACTCACCTCCCCCTCCTCCTGAAAAGACTTCGCCAACGTCAACGCCTCTCCAGAGGCTGTTTTCGAGCTCTGGCCTTGACGAGGCGCTGGCGGCGTCTGTGGAGGAGgaggtgggtggtggtggtggtggaggggaTGATGGGAAGAGTGGTGGTGGATCAGGGTTTAATGAGTGtggtaatagtagtaataattatCATGGACATGGGAGTATGGAAGCTTATTATAACAAGATGATTCAGGTTAATCCTGGCAATTCACTTTTACTTGGTAATTATGCCAAGTTTTTAATGCAGGTACGTTGCTTTTATGTTATACAGTAATCAacaaggaattttttttttcggaggACTGTCCTTCATATGTCTAAAGACAATCTAATGAATCTATCAAATGAAATATTCTAAAAATTTAAGTGTAAAAAGTACGGTCCTTCCAGAAGACGCAAATTTTTCATCAAGTCGATCTTATCCGTAGACAAGGAATAGAAACAGCATGTTTCTATTGTCTATTAATTAGGGCATAAAAACATGACGTTTATATGCCCTAAACACTTTGTCGTACAATACAACTGTCGCATACAAGTTTTTTAGGTGCATGAATTTtatttttgtgacgaaaattatTACATTTATTAGTTTAAATTCGAGTTGGGTAGAATCACATTAACAGTAGTTAAAATCCCCATCATGAGTTTTAGGATTGCTTGATAATAACTGATGCATGAGCTATAATGCTATAATTAAGTAAAGTCACAAATC from Silene latifolia isolate original U9 population chromosome 3, ASM4854445v1, whole genome shotgun sequence harbors:
- the LOC141648080 gene encoding uncharacterized protein LOC141648080 → MLLRSSSTPILNSWIPPHYNYSYTSNNSSTSRESSPSPDHNTHELNLIPLSRTKSISTLSHDHHSTKPAICTVSETRQWDSPPPPPEKTSPTSTPLQRLFSSSGLDEALAASVEEEVGGGGGGGDDGKSGGGSGFNECGNSSNNYHGHGSMEAYYNKMIQVNPGNSLLLGNYAKFLMQVYGDVNKAEEYCGRAILASPTDANMLALYADIIWQSHRDAQRAETYFKQAVQFAPDDCYVLASYAKFLWDVEEEEQ